From the Polaribacter huanghezhanensis genome, the window TAAAGCACCTGCAAATAATAAGAAACTCAACATTTCATCCAACAACAATTCTCTAAAGTCTATTTTAGAAATCATTTCTTTTTCAAAATTCAATAATGTTGGATCAAAGTAACTATAGGCAATTACACCCAAAGTAAATACAATGGTAATCATCATTAAACCAATGGTGTTTGGTAGTTTTAAGAACCGAACATTGATATACCCAAATAGTGCAGCTAAAAAAATAAGTATGGTGGCAATTAAATAAGTATCCATTGTTAGGTTATTTTTAAAAGTATAAATATATAACTAAACTATTGTTCTTTATGATAAAATCAAAAAAGCAGCCAATTGGCTGCTTTTTTATATCTAATGGTAACTGCGTTACCTACATCACAAACAAACGCCTTCCAGACATCATCTCTTCTACGCGTTCGCCTATTGAAGCCAAAGCAGCATCGTTATCGTGGTTCTGAATGGCTTCATCAATAAAGTCAACTACTTGTTGCATGTCTGTTTCTTTTAGACCTCTTGTGGTTACTGCCGGAGTTCCAATTCTGATTCCAGAAGTTACAAACGGACTTTTATCATCAAAAGGAACCATGTTTTTGTTTACGGTAATGTCGGCTTTCCCTAAAGCAATTTCTGCATCTTTCCCAGAAATGTCTTTGTTTCTTAAGTCGATCAACATCATGTGGTTGTCTGTTCCTCCAGAAATAATATGATATTCTTTGGCTACAAATGCTGCTGCCATTGCTGCTGCATTTTCTTTTACTTGCAATTGATATTCTAAAAATTCATCGGTCAATGCTTCTCCAAAAGCAATTGCTTTGGCTGCAATAACGTGTTCTAATGGTCCGCCTTGGTTACCTGGAAAAACTGCCGAGTTAATTAATGTAGACATCTTCTTTGGATTCCCATTTTTTAAGGTTTCTCCAAACGGATTGTCAAAATCTTTACCAATTAGAATCATTCCTCCTCTTGGGCCACGCAATGTTTTGTGAGTTGTAGTAGTAACAATATGACAATGTGGTAACGGATCGTTTAAAATTCCTTTGGCTATCAATCCCGCAGGATGTGAAATATCGGCCATCAAAATAGCGCCTACACTATCAGCAATTTTTCTAAAACGCTCAAAGTCCATGTCTCTAGAATAAGCAGAAGCTCCTGCAATAATTAACTTTGGTTGGTGCTTTTTTGCTTGTGCTTCTATATGATTGTAATCTATCCTTCCGGTTTCTTTATCAACTCCATAAAAAACAGGATTGTACAATTTACCAGAAAAGTTTACTGGAGAGCCGTGTGTTAAATGCCCACCATGCGATAAATCAAATCCTAAAATAGTGTCGCCTGGTTGTAAACAAGCAGCAAATACTGCTGTGTTAGCTTGACTGCCAGAATGTGGTTGTACGTTTACATACTCTGCACCAAACAATTCTTTGGCTCTGTCTATAGCAATTTGTTCTACAATATCTACAATCTCGCATCCGCCGTAATAGCGTTTACCAGGATATCCTTCGGCATATTTGTTGGTTAACACAGAACCTTGCGCCTGCATTACTTGGTCGCTTACAAAGTTTTCTGAAGCGATTAGTT encodes:
- the glyA gene encoding serine hydroxymethyltransferase — translated: MQLDNQIFDLIQEEKERQQNGLELIASENFVSDQVMQAQGSVLTNKYAEGYPGKRYYGGCEIVDIVEQIAIDRAKELFGAEYVNVQPHSGSQANTAVFAACLQPGDTILGFDLSHGGHLTHGSPVNFSGKLYNPVFYGVDKETGRIDYNHIEAQAKKHQPKLIIAGASAYSRDMDFERFRKIADSVGAILMADISHPAGLIAKGILNDPLPHCHIVTTTTHKTLRGPRGGMILIGKDFDNPFGETLKNGNPKKMSTLINSAVFPGNQGGPLEHVIAAKAIAFGEALTDEFLEYQLQVKENAAAMAAAFVAKEYHIISGGTDNHMMLIDLRNKDISGKDAEIALGKADITVNKNMVPFDDKSPFVTSGIRIGTPAVTTRGLKETDMQQVVDFIDEAIQNHDNDAALASIGERVEEMMSGRRLFVM